Proteins encoded in a region of the Mucispirillum schaedleri ASF457 genome:
- a CDS encoding diacylglycerol/lipid kinase family protein, producing MADILIIANPASGKFKIIKPLLHTIIDILKEKADKVELVLTEYRGHGTYLAQNSLSHVIIAAGGDGLVNEVARGIVNTDKFFYVLPFGTKNVFCKEYGISANPVTAAKNLDINNIKKIPVGYIDNKIFLLMAGFGFDAHVVRNVEKKGVKFKLFKTFAHIIQGFPALFADKYSRMYVYINGKRYGFYHGVFAISAFYAGTYKLGRIQERKINCFLVEKNGRLSLLKAFAPLFFWFGFNGIHINSENIKLNGVSFCQLDGEYTELQNKSTYIMIKENAINFIAPLKKL from the coding sequence ATGGCTGATATATTAATAATAGCAAATCCCGCCAGTGGAAAATTTAAAATAATAAAGCCTTTACTGCATACAATAATAGATATATTAAAAGAAAAAGCAGATAAAGTAGAGCTTGTTTTAACAGAATATAGAGGTCATGGAACATATTTAGCACAAAATAGCTTATCACATGTAATTATAGCAGCAGGTGGTGATGGGCTTGTTAATGAGGTTGCAAGGGGTATTGTAAATACTGATAAGTTTTTTTATGTGCTGCCTTTTGGCACAAAGAATGTTTTTTGCAAAGAATATGGAATATCAGCAAATCCAGTAACTGCAGCAAAAAATTTAGATATAAACAATATAAAAAAAATACCAGTTGGTTATATTGATAATAAAATCTTTCTGCTTATGGCAGGGTTTGGATTTGATGCTCATGTAGTTAGAAATGTAGAAAAAAAAGGTGTAAAATTTAAACTTTTTAAAACTTTTGCTCATATTATACAAGGATTTCCGGCTCTTTTTGCTGATAAATACAGCAGAATGTATGTATATATAAATGGTAAAAGATATGGTTTTTATCATGGAGTATTTGCTATTTCTGCATTTTATGCAGGAACATATAAGCTTGGTAGAATACAGGAAAGAAAAATAAACTGTTTTTTAGTAGAAAAAAATGGCAGATTATCACTTTTGAAAGCATTTGCACCTTTATTTTTTTGGTTTGGTTTCAATGGAATACATATAAATTCTGAAAATATAAAATTAAATGGTGTATCTTTTTGTCAGCTTGATGGAGAATATACAGAGCTTCAAAATAAATCTACTTATATAATGATAAAGGAAAATGCAATTAATTTTATTGCACCTTTAAAAAAGTTGTAA
- a CDS encoding 1,4-dihydroxy-6-naphthoate synthase, with product MDKLKLAISTCPNDTFIFGALIRKDIDFPFEIELTMEDIHLCNNMALKEEQDIVKVSFGVFPLIKDNYKILKCGGALGFGCGPLVLSKKYKTMEELKHKKIAVPGENTTAFMVLKRFYPECTENIEVMRFDKIMPSLKNEEVDGGLVIHEGRFTFNQYNLTKVTDLGVEWESNYNLPIPLGFIAIHKKYIHLADMINNTITKSIEYAYNNKEKALSFCKKYAQDMDDNVIDSHIALYVNEYSKDLSPTIKAISVLVDADKSVFV from the coding sequence ATGGATAAATTAAAATTAGCTATATCAACTTGTCCAAATGATACATTTATTTTTGGTGCATTAATTCGTAAAGATATTGATTTTCCATTTGAAATAGAGTTAACAATGGAAGATATACATCTTTGTAATAATATGGCTTTAAAAGAAGAGCAGGATATAGTTAAAGTATCTTTTGGTGTTTTTCCATTGATTAAAGATAATTATAAAATATTAAAGTGTGGTGGTGCATTAGGATTTGGATGTGGACCATTAGTATTATCAAAAAAATATAAAACTATGGAAGAACTAAAACATAAAAAAATAGCTGTTCCAGGAGAGAATACTACTGCATTTATGGTATTAAAAAGATTTTATCCAGAATGCACTGAAAATATTGAAGTAATGCGGTTTGATAAAATTATGCCTTCATTAAAAAATGAAGAAGTAGATGGTGGACTTGTTATTCATGAAGGCAGGTTTACTTTTAATCAGTATAATCTTACAAAAGTAACTGATTTAGGTGTAGAGTGGGAAAGTAATTATAATCTTCCTATACCATTAGGTTTTATTGCAATACATAAAAAATATATTCATTTAGCAGATATGATAAATAATACTATAACCAAAAGCATAGAATATGCTTATAATAATAAGGAAAAAGCATTATCATTTTGTAAAAAATATGCTCAGGATATGGATGATAATGTAATAGATTCTCATATTGCATTATATGTAAATGAGTATTCAAAAGATTTATCTCCAACTATTAAAGCAATATCTGTATTAGTAGATGCTGATAAGAGTGTGTTTGTATAA
- a CDS encoding chemotaxis protein CheW — protein sequence MAELRQFVGFMLAQEHYGIDIMAVEEIIRMVDITPVPRAPAFVEGIINMRGRVIPIVDLRKKLNVRVSENNESTRIVVVCIQNRRIGLIVDKVEEVIRIEVDAIDKAPGTSPTIDNYINGVARTSKCMVIILDIFKVFSIQEQMALDSLA from the coding sequence ATGGCAGAGTTAAGACAGTTCGTAGGTTTTATGCTTGCACAAGAACACTATGGTATAGACATAATGGCTGTTGAAGAAATTATTCGTATGGTTGATATTACTCCTGTTCCACGAGCTCCAGCATTTGTTGAAGGCATTATTAATATGCGTGGCAGAGTTATTCCAATAGTTGATTTACGCAAAAAATTAAATGTTAGAGTTAGTGAAAATAATGAATCTACTCGTATTGTTGTTGTATGTATACAAAATAGACGCATAGGTTTAATTGTTGATAAAGTAGAAGAAGTTATTAGAATAGAAGTTGATGCTATTGATAAAGCACCGGGTACTTCTCCAACTATTGATAACTACATAAATGGTGTTGCAAGAACATCTAAATGTATGGTTATTATTCTTGATATTTTTAAAGTATTCTCTATTCAAGAACAAATGGCTTTAGACAGTTTAGCATAA
- a CDS encoding ABC transporter ATP-binding protein, whose product MIKVENLCKSFGSTKVHNGINLEIKKGAITYIIGPSGTGKSVLLKQLMGLIKPDSGKIYVDGFDITTANKKQLLKVRYKFGMLFQNAALFDSFTIFDNVAFPLREHRKLSDDELQEIVTEKLKLVGLSGVNHKYPSELSGGMRKRVGLARAIALSPDIMMYDEPTTGLDPIMTDIVDDLIYNTQKELNITSVVISHDIPSVLKNADYIGMLYNGKIIQYGTPEYFKTTDNPYIRQFFSGSKDGPIKVY is encoded by the coding sequence ATGATTAAAGTTGAAAATTTATGTAAGTCGTTTGGCTCAACAAAAGTTCATAATGGTATAAATTTAGAAATAAAAAAAGGTGCTATTACTTACATAATAGGTCCATCTGGAACTGGTAAAAGTGTGCTTTTAAAGCAGCTTATGGGGCTTATTAAACCAGACAGTGGAAAAATTTATGTTGATGGGTTTGATATTACAACTGCTAATAAAAAACAGCTTTTAAAAGTGCGTTATAAGTTTGGTATGCTTTTTCAAAATGCTGCTCTTTTTGATTCTTTTACTATATTTGATAATGTAGCATTTCCATTAAGAGAGCATAGAAAGCTTTCAGATGATGAATTACAGGAAATAGTTACTGAAAAGTTAAAATTAGTAGGGCTTTCTGGTGTAAACCATAAATATCCCTCAGAACTTTCTGGCGGTATGCGTAAACGGGTAGGGCTTGCAAGAGCCATTGCACTCTCACCTGATATTATGATGTATGATGAACCTACAACAGGACTAGACCCTATTATGACAGATATTGTTGATGACTTAATATATAACACTCAAAAAGAGTTAAATATTACATCTGTAGTAATATCTCATGATATACCAAGTGTTTTAAAAAATGCTGATTATATTGGTATGCTTTATAATGGCAAAATAATTCAATATGGAACACCAGAGTATTTTAAAACTACGGATAATCCTTATATAAGACAGTTTTTTTCAGGTTCAAAAGATGGGCCAATAAAAGTTTATTAA
- a CDS encoding dihydroorotate dehydrogenase electron transfer subunit — MKATVVKNTMLSDKFGYLELKCPEIAKEKNAGRFFMISPHSDNVYLTDTLLKRPFAICDITSSDTFTCLYMVTGRGTKILSEALTGNNFLVTGPVGNFFRFEKGANTALIAGGIGLAPMINAAKKIKEMGSKVTLYYGGRNKNDILMYDFLKTICDELIITTDDGTLGIKGNVTVPLKDKIKEYEKIYACGPNRMLQAVTNLCSENDVPIDVSLDEQMGCGVGACLGCMITVIEENGEKVMKRCCVEGPIFDGTKIDWDSLIR; from the coding sequence ATGAAAGCAACAGTTGTTAAAAACACTATGTTAAGTGATAAGTTTGGTTATTTAGAGCTTAAATGTCCAGAAATAGCAAAAGAAAAAAATGCTGGTCGTTTTTTTATGATTTCTCCACACAGTGATAATGTGTATCTAACAGATACTCTTTTAAAAAGACCATTTGCAATATGCGATATTACATCAAGCGATACTTTTACATGTCTTTATATGGTAACAGGCAGGGGAACAAAAATATTATCAGAAGCACTTACTGGAAATAATTTTTTAGTTACAGGACCTGTTGGTAACTTTTTCAGATTTGAAAAAGGAGCAAATACTGCTTTAATTGCTGGCGGCATTGGGCTTGCACCTATGATTAATGCTGCAAAAAAAATAAAAGAAATGGGTTCAAAAGTTACTCTTTATTATGGCGGCAGAAATAAAAATGATATTTTAATGTATGATTTCCTTAAAACAATATGTGATGAGCTTATTATTACAACAGATGACGGCACATTAGGTATAAAAGGAAATGTTACTGTTCCATTAAAAGATAAAATAAAAGAATATGAAAAAATATATGCATGTGGTCCTAACAGAATGTTACAGGCTGTAACAAATTTATGCAGTGAAAATGATGTTCCTATAGATGTTTCTCTTGATGAACAGATGGGATGTGGTGTTGGAGCATGCCTTGGCTGTATGATTACTGTTATAGAAGAAAATGGTGAAAAGGTTATGAAACGCTGCTGTGTGGAAGGACCAATATTTGATGGAACAAAAATAGACTGGGATTCTCTTATCAGGTGA
- a CDS encoding MlaD family protein — protein MNVETKVGIFVIIGFFMVAVTAAVFGNLELNSKEGNTVYFRLNDATGIRSGTPIMYKGLKVGEVKDVMMKDNQILTRVNIYREFEIPDNVRFNVKQSGFVGQKFVELEADPNMKSQAPLQNNYEYDGRQSTANLDAVMAKLNDVAAEMTVLLKTFNEVITTDKSKDALQDSISNLKDITDSIKNIVSSNEQNIQDVIINAKNMTDMIEQLITKNEKNLNTSINNIAEISQTLKKFTESVDELLANNHDNIDSSLKNLKEITDKVNSTMDDIEKITNDINEGNGTLGMLINDNKTKNDIKKVVSGVSSFFGDETEDDKDRMSLYTTIGVDYLFDAKSVNTARGYAQASFYTDPKNFYLIGVSNIPVINPNSPEYDIYGNKIKNSELAFSLQYSHIFYNIFGLRFGIFDNTLGLAADIYPLKNKDLAISLEAYDFNAYSNSLDVYTRALIRWHFYKGIFIQAGVEDVIGYTNRMYMVGVGIRFKPSDLGKLANNMEKENTVKKTEQQQYKNDIENEPLYQEYKNTKSNQAKKSKTVKDNKEPETVKQQNTTQKNESNDIKKQDKINESNEFFDSLVY, from the coding sequence ATGAATGTAGAAACGAAAGTTGGTATTTTTGTTATAATCGGTTTTTTTATGGTAGCAGTAACTGCTGCAGTTTTTGGTAATCTTGAATTAAATTCAAAAGAGGGAAATACAGTATATTTCCGATTAAATGATGCAACAGGTATACGAAGCGGAACACCTATTATGTATAAAGGTTTAAAAGTAGGTGAAGTAAAAGATGTAATGATGAAAGATAATCAAATATTAACTCGTGTTAATATTTATCGTGAATTTGAAATACCTGATAATGTGCGTTTTAATGTTAAACAGTCTGGTTTTGTAGGGCAGAAGTTTGTTGAACTTGAAGCAGACCCTAATATGAAATCTCAGGCACCACTGCAGAATAATTATGAATATGACGGCAGGCAGTCTACTGCAAATTTAGATGCAGTAATGGCAAAACTTAATGATGTGGCAGCTGAAATGACTGTGCTTTTGAAAACTTTTAATGAAGTTATTACTACAGATAAGTCTAAAGATGCTTTGCAGGATAGTATATCAAACTTAAAAGATATAACAGATAGTATTAAAAATATAGTTTCATCTAATGAACAGAATATTCAGGATGTAATAATAAATGCTAAAAATATGACAGATATGATTGAGCAGCTTATTACAAAAAATGAAAAAAATCTAAATACTTCTATAAATAATATTGCAGAAATAAGCCAAACATTAAAAAAGTTTACTGAATCAGTTGATGAGCTGCTTGCAAATAACCACGATAATATAGACAGCAGCTTAAAAAACTTAAAAGAAATAACTGATAAAGTTAATTCTACAATGGATGATATAGAAAAAATTACTAATGATATAAATGAAGGCAACGGCACCTTAGGTATGCTTATTAATGATAATAAAACAAAAAATGATATTAAAAAAGTAGTAAGCGGTGTTTCGTCATTTTTTGGAGATGAAACAGAAGATGATAAAGATAGAATGAGCCTTTATACAACAATAGGGGTGGATTATTTATTTGATGCAAAATCTGTTAATACAGCAAGAGGGTATGCTCAGGCTTCGTTTTATACAGACCCTAAAAACTTTTACTTAATAGGAGTATCAAATATACCAGTTATTAATCCAAACAGTCCAGAATATGATATTTATGGCAATAAAATAAAAAATTCTGAATTAGCATTTTCACTGCAATACAGCCATATTTTTTATAATATATTTGGCTTAAGATTTGGTATATTTGATAATACCTTAGGTTTAGCAGCAGATATCTACCCTTTAAAAAATAAAGATTTAGCTATTTCTTTAGAAGCCTATGATTTTAATGCTTATTCTAACAGCTTAGATGTATATACAAGAGCATTAATAAGGTGGCATTTTTATAAAGGTATATTCATTCAGGCTGGTGTAGAAGATGTTATAGGCTATACAAACAGAATGTATATGGTTGGTGTAGGTATAAGATTTAAACCATCAGATTTAGGCAAACTTGCAAATAATATGGAAAAAGAAAATACTGTTAAAAAAACAGAGCAGCAACAATATAAAAATGATATAGAGAATGAGCCTTTATATCAAGAATATAAAAATACTAAATCAAATCAAGCAAAAAAAAGTAAAACTGTAAAAGATAATAAAGAACCAGAAACAGTTAAACAACAAAATACAACCCAGAAAAATGAAAGTAATGATATAAAAAAACAAGATAAAATTAATGAAAGCAATGAATTTTTTGACAGTTTAGTATATTAA
- a CDS encoding dihydroorotate dehydrogenase produces the protein MNRLKTNICGIEFKNPIIAASGTFGYGLEFKRFTDIEKIGGISVKGISLHETYGNQMPRLVETYAGLLNAIGLQNVGMEKFIKEKLPALKRLDTRIIVNFWGKTVDEYVEVAKILDSTERVDMLEMNISCPNIKEGGISFSSSPKSVEQVVYACKKVINNKPLIVKLSPNVQDIKPFAKACEESGADAVSAINTLVGMAIDVERMKPVLANITGGLSGPAIKPVALRMVKEIFETVKIPVIGIGGIGNWKDAAEFILAGASAIQIGTANFINANACKETAEGLNEYLERKNIANFNEIVGRAVSC, from the coding sequence ATGAATAGATTAAAAACAAATATATGTGGTATTGAATTTAAAAATCCTATAATTGCTGCAAGTGGCACTTTTGGTTATGGTTTAGAGTTTAAACGATTTACAGATATAGAAAAAATAGGTGGTATATCTGTTAAAGGTATATCTCTGCATGAAACTTATGGCAACCAAATGCCTAGACTTGTAGAAACTTATGCAGGTTTACTTAATGCAATAGGTCTGCAAAATGTGGGAATGGAAAAGTTTATAAAAGAAAAACTTCCTGCATTAAAAAGATTAGATACTCGTATTATAGTAAATTTCTGGGGTAAAACAGTAGATGAATATGTAGAAGTTGCTAAAATATTAGACAGCACAGAAAGAGTAGATATGCTTGAAATGAACATATCATGTCCTAATATAAAGGAAGGTGGAATATCTTTTTCATCAAGTCCCAAATCTGTTGAACAAGTAGTATATGCTTGTAAAAAAGTTATAAATAACAAACCTTTAATAGTAAAACTTTCACCAAATGTTCAAGATATTAAACCATTTGCGAAAGCATGTGAAGAAAGTGGTGCAGATGCTGTTTCTGCAATAAACACGCTTGTAGGTATGGCAATAGATGTGGAAAGAATGAAACCTGTTCTTGCAAATATTACTGGTGGATTAAGCGGACCTGCTATTAAACCTGTAGCTTTAAGAATGGTAAAAGAAATATTTGAAACTGTTAAAATTCCTGTAATTGGAATTGGCGGTATTGGTAACTGGAAAGATGCTGCCGAATTTATTTTAGCTGGTGCTTCTGCTATACAAATTGGAACTGCTAATTTTATTAATGCAAATGCATGCAAAGAAACAGCAGAAGGTTTAAATGAATATTTAGAGCGTAAAAATATAGCTAATTTTAATGAAATAGTTGGCAGGGCGGTCTCTTGTTGA
- the alr gene encoding alanine racemase produces the protein MKINSLDNMGIIPRPTYAVIDMKRFGSNIDIARNLSKSDIIAVVKADAYGHGAKVLAKYAYEEKNIRNFAVATMIEGIELRKVLSSKDTKIVVLGYVSDSFVKEALQASLTLPVFDYRYAEIISKAAKELDIEAHVALEIDTGMSRLGFSYEIQLLELLKQYKNIHVDFAISHLATSDCDNSYAHIQTERFDKFLEINKGYTFATSFLNSSGIANFENRWTFTRPGLFLYGYESTNVIKDLQPVMSLWSEIAHVKFLKKGESVGYGRTFFAPKDMIIGVIPIGYADGYRRSFSNKGYVLAGNIKCHVIGNVCMDMTMIDVTELGKNCIGQKVQIMGDDITASTLSRWADTIEYEILCGISDRVPRVYKYEEGYFEIF, from the coding sequence ATGAAAATAAATAGTCTAGACAATATGGGTATTATACCTCGTCCAACTTATGCAGTTATTGATATGAAAAGGTTTGGCAGTAATATTGATATAGCTAGAAACCTTTCAAAATCAGATATTATTGCAGTAGTAAAAGCAGATGCTTATGGACACGGGGCAAAAGTTTTGGCAAAATATGCTTATGAAGAAAAAAATATTAGAAACTTTGCTGTTGCTACAATGATTGAAGGCATAGAGCTTAGAAAAGTATTATCTTCTAAAGATACAAAAATTGTAGTGCTTGGTTATGTCAGTGATTCTTTTGTTAAAGAAGCATTACAGGCATCACTTACTCTGCCAGTTTTTGATTACAGATATGCAGAAATAATCTCTAAAGCTGCCAAAGAGTTAGATATAGAAGCTCATGTTGCATTAGAAATAGATACTGGTATGAGCAGGCTTGGTTTTTCATACGAAATACAGCTTTTGGAGTTATTAAAACAATATAAAAATATTCATGTGGATTTTGCAATAAGCCACCTTGCAACTTCAGACTGTGATAACAGCTATGCACATATACAAACAGAAAGGTTTGATAAATTTTTAGAGATTAATAAAGGTTATACTTTTGCTACAAGTTTTTTAAATTCATCAGGCATAGCTAATTTTGAAAACAGGTGGACTTTTACCCGACCAGGATTATTTTTATATGGATATGAATCTACAAATGTGATAAAAGATTTACAGCCTGTTATGAGCTTATGGAGTGAGATAGCTCATGTAAAATTTCTTAAAAAAGGTGAATCTGTTGGATATGGCAGAACATTTTTTGCACCTAAAGATATGATAATAGGAGTTATACCAATAGGTTATGCAGATGGTTACAGGCGTTCATTTTCAAATAAAGGGTATGTGCTGGCAGGAAATATTAAATGTCATGTAATAGGTAATGTTTGTATGGATATGACAATGATAGATGTTACAGAGCTTGGCAAAAACTGTATTGGTCAAAAAGTTCAGATAATGGGTGATGATATTACAGCTTCCACATTAAGCAGATGGGCAGATACTATTGAGTATGAAATATTATGCGGCATTTCAGACAGAGTGCCAAGAGTATATAAATATGAAGAAGGTTACTTTGAAATTTTTTGA
- the recG gene encoding ATP-dependent DNA helicase RecG, protein MNSKDNKLPDNKNKQAAFSFIYSPVTDLPGIGDKSKTGFNRLKIYTIKDVIFSFPYRYEVLIPATLNEKIVLTGTYEYSGIVRTRKGKSIYKAVFKAHNGYFSCLWVNFNANYPSSLLQGGSLYYMYGTVTRYENIPAIFHPEIINEEDLGKVRSIYTIPAGFSITIYRKSVKAALDKGLNNINETLPEYILDKYDFPNIKDAVKTLHFPETKENVASIMNRKHPAYARFIYEELFYLQLVMQLKRKSYTKGIGIKFNIDKNYLEEINQIMPFKLTKGQKKVLLDIFNDMVKNKQMNRLIQGDVGSGKTIIAFISAAVAVYNGYQAVILAPTEVLAEQHYDNAEKFFSRLNINICLLTSSVTRKNKEIIKEKLLKGEIDIIIGTHALIEYDVEFKKLGFIIADEQHRFGVHQRKILIDKGYNPDILLMTATPIPRTLAMTLYGDLDVSVIDELPPGRIPCITKAYRASQINKAFDFVEEILNDKKKAYFIYPLIDESDKLELKAATKSYEEVKKYFSGKKVGLLHGKMKPDEKRQLLHDFKYSDIDILVSTTVVEVGVDVPEATVILIENAERFGLSQLHQLRGRVGRNDMQSYCLLIASDKISEYGEKRIKAMLEYKDGFKLAEADLELRGQGDFFGTKQSGMPDLQFADIIKDIHLIQQVKTDVADILDEDTDLSMKKNNILYNRLKEMYKDSTSYFGIG, encoded by the coding sequence TTGAATAGTAAAGATAATAAGTTGCCTGATAATAAAAACAAACAGGCAGCTTTTTCTTTTATTTATAGTCCTGTTACTGATTTGCCTGGTATAGGTGATAAATCTAAGACTGGGTTTAATCGTCTTAAAATATATACAATAAAAGATGTAATATTTTCATTTCCTTACAGATATGAAGTCCTTATTCCTGCAACACTTAATGAAAAAATAGTTCTTACAGGCACTTATGAATACAGTGGTATAGTTAGAACTCGTAAAGGTAAATCTATATATAAAGCTGTATTTAAAGCTCATAATGGTTATTTTTCATGTTTATGGGTAAATTTTAATGCAAATTATCCATCATCACTTCTTCAAGGTGGTTCATTATACTATATGTATGGAACTGTTACAAGATATGAGAATATACCTGCAATTTTTCACCCTGAAATAATTAATGAAGAAGATTTAGGAAAAGTTCGCTCAATATATACTATACCAGCTGGGTTTAGCATTACAATATATAGAAAATCTGTAAAAGCAGCATTGGATAAAGGTTTAAATAATATCAATGAAACTCTGCCTGAATATATTTTAGATAAATATGATTTTCCTAATATAAAAGATGCTGTTAAAACACTGCATTTTCCGGAAACAAAAGAAAATGTTGCAAGTATAATGAATAGAAAACATCCAGCTTATGCAAGGTTTATATATGAAGAGCTTTTTTACTTACAGCTTGTAATGCAGCTTAAGCGTAAATCATATACAAAAGGTATTGGAATAAAATTTAATATTGATAAAAATTATCTTGAAGAAATTAATCAAATTATGCCTTTTAAACTGACAAAAGGGCAAAAAAAAGTTCTGCTTGATATTTTTAATGATATGGTAAAAAATAAGCAGATGAATAGACTTATACAAGGTGATGTTGGAAGCGGTAAAACAATAATAGCATTTATATCTGCAGCAGTTGCTGTTTATAATGGTTATCAGGCAGTTATTCTTGCACCAACAGAAGTTCTTGCAGAGCAGCATTATGATAATGCAGAAAAATTTTTCAGCAGATTAAATATAAATATATGTCTTTTAACCAGCTCTGTAACTAGAAAAAACAAAGAAATCATAAAAGAAAAACTATTAAAAGGTGAAATAGATATAATAATAGGAACTCATGCTTTAATAGAATATGATGTAGAATTTAAAAAGCTGGGGTTTATTATAGCTGATGAGCAGCACCGTTTTGGAGTTCATCAGCGTAAAATATTAATAGATAAAGGATATAATCCTGATATTTTATTAATGACTGCAACCCCTATACCTAGAACATTAGCGATGACACTGTATGGTGATTTAGATGTAAGTGTAATTGATGAGCTGCCGCCGGGAAGAATACCTTGTATTACAAAAGCATACAGAGCATCACAAATAAATAAGGCTTTTGATTTTGTGGAAGAAATACTTAATGATAAAAAGAAAGCATACTTTATATATCCATTAATTGATGAAAGCGATAAATTAGAATTAAAAGCTGCAACAAAAAGCTATGAAGAAGTAAAAAAATATTTTAGTGGAAAAAAAGTTGGTCTATTACATGGGAAAATGAAACCAGATGAAAAAAGGCAGCTTTTACACGATTTTAAATACAGTGATATAGATATACTTGTATCTACAACTGTTGTTGAAGTAGGGGTTGATGTGCCAGAAGCAACAGTTATATTAATAGAAAATGCAGAAAGATTTGGACTATCACAATTGCACCAGCTTCGTGGCAGAGTTGGTAGAAATGATATGCAGTCATACTGTCTTTTAATTGCATCTGATAAAATAAGCGAATATGGTGAAAAGCGTATAAAAGCAATGCTTGAATATAAAGATGGATTTAAACTTGCTGAAGCTGATTTAGAGCTTAGGGGGCAGGGTGATTTTTTTGGCACAAAACAGTCTGGTATGCCTGATTTACAGTTTGCAGATATTATAAAAGATATACATCTGATACAGCAGGTAAAGACTGATGTTGCAGATATACTTGATGAAGATACAGATTTATCTATGAAAAAAAATAATATTCTTTATAACAGGCTTAAAGAAATGTATAAAGATTCTACATCATATTTTGGAATAGGATAA
- a CDS encoding MlaE family ABC transporter permease — protein MKFFEFIGKMILDIIHMAGKMSILLYEISKSIFKPPFRFKLFVKQIEFIGYKSIPIIILTGLFTGMVFSLQSFKGLDNFGAGEMTSGLVAMAMIWELAPVLTGIMVAARAGSAMTAELGTMKVTEQIDALDAMAVDPIHYLAVPRMLAGMFSMPLLNAICIIFGIIGSYFVLVGMMGTGSSIFFENMVLYTTLSDIIDSLIKSFVFGLIVVNVSCYNGFNTTTGAEGVGKATNVSVVESSILVCMFDYILTSVLIL, from the coding sequence TTGAAATTTTTTGAATTTATAGGTAAAATGATATTGGATATTATTCATATGGCAGGTAAAATGTCCATTTTGCTTTATGAAATATCAAAATCTATTTTTAAACCACCATTCAGATTCAAACTTTTTGTTAAACAGATAGAATTTATAGGCTACAAGTCTATACCTATTATTATTTTAACGGGGCTTTTTACAGGCATGGTTTTTAGCCTGCAATCATTTAAAGGGCTTGATAATTTTGGTGCAGGAGAAATGACAAGCGGTTTGGTGGCTATGGCTATGATATGGGAACTTGCTCCTGTTTTAACTGGTATTATGGTTGCAGCACGAGCAGGCTCTGCTATGACTGCAGAACTTGGCACAATGAAAGTAACCGAGCAAATAGATGCTCTTGATGCTATGGCAGTAGACCCAATACATTATTTAGCAGTGCCTAGAATGCTTGCAGGCATGTTTTCTATGCCATTATTAAATGCGATTTGTATAATATTTGGGATTATTGGCTCTTATTTTGTGTTAGTTGGTATGATGGGAACAGGCAGTAGTATTTTTTTTGAAAATATGGTTCTTTATACAACATTAAGCGACATTATAGATAGTTTAATTAAATCATTTGTATTTGGGCTGATTGTTGTTAATGTAAGCTGCTATAATGGTTTTAATACAACAACTGGTGCAGAAGGTGTAGGTAAAGCTACAAATGTTTCCGTTGTGGAATCAAGCATTCTTGTATGTATGTTTGACTATATTTTAACATCGGTATTAATATTATGA